The following proteins are encoded in a genomic region of Magallana gigas chromosome 1, xbMagGiga1.1, whole genome shotgun sequence:
- the LOC105333533 gene encoding D-beta-hydroxybutyrate dehydrogenase isoform X1 yields the protein MELQGRTALVTGFAGAIGSVIAKSLANAGCDVIGMDKVKHDIVRMSIDEIKAESKRDLKYFQCDLLNKEDIHKVFQDLKSGDVDILVNAAGRLSINRVEDLSDDVWDEDIGVNLTAPFVLIKLVIGLMKEKGWGRIINISSSLGIKATGSISSYIASKTGLIGLTRAVAVECADKGVTCNAICPTVVDTPFITSFLEHLQTATEKSYEETKEATRQSHPTKQFTTPEQIADLVVFLCSPAGQNMTGTAIPIDGGITIA from the exons ATGGAACTTCAAGGCAGAACAGCACTTGTGACGGGCTTTGCTGGCGCCATTGGATCGGTGATTGCTAAATCTTTAGCGAACGCAGGATGTGACGTCATTGGGATGGACAAAGTGAAACATGATATTGTACGGATGTCCATCGATGAAATAAAAGCAGA AAGTAAACGAGATCTTAAATACTTCCAATGCGACCTTTTAAACAAAGAAGACATCCATAAGGTTTTCCAAGATCTGAAGTCTGGAGATGTTGACATTTTAGTTAATGCAGCTG GTCGATTATCAATCAACAGGGTTGAAGATTTGTCTGATGATGTTTGGGATGAAGATATAGGCGTCAATTTGACTGCACCATTCGTATTGATAAAACTGGTTATTGgcttaatgaaagaaaaag gTTGGGGaagaattataaacatttcttcAAGTTTGGGAATAAAGGCAACAGGAAGTATATCAAGTTATATTGCCTCTAAGACTGGTCTTATTGGACTCACGAGg GCAGTTGCTGTAGAGTGTGCAGATAAAGGCGTGACATGTAACGCCATCTGTCCTACGGTTGTGGACACACCAT TTATAACATCTTTTCTGGAACACCTACAGACAGCTACTGAAAAGAGCTACGAGGAAACAAAG GAGGCGACTAGACAGTCACACCCAACAAAACAGTTTACTACACCTGAACAG ATAGCTGACTTAGTGGTGTTCCTTTGTTCCCCAGCAGGTCAGAATATGACTGGGACAGCTATTCCCATAGATGGCGGAATAACCATCGCCTAA
- the LOC136276417 gene encoding inactive tyrosine-protein kinase 7-like has protein sequence MTFHQSVLEVTEGSNVTLYIPIPTKSKTLFQLTDSGASMPRYAVSAEELAASAGLFTFVLSNVSATDAGYYALGYDVQSCRTNHGVVLVVNALPDNPKITGIRNVPIGQSTILKCHSMSRSRPLYFKKFPAIVYTWMVNNTVVQSDSQTLTMSITSYTYVQCQAREQLTSISDIAYIQPLYGPEAVTMTPDFNTSVKLHNGASFGPVSCMADCNPPCTFQWRKVDLDGTIDEVITTANLPRQTVNSTEPLKYQCVAIGDYKNNRGSNTVSTEINIDVQYLAEPTILGIINGNIITENIIQAKEGASAVIQCSCAGNPKPKVYITGNDEKGDISWLPVKKAESVYSYHKLKCEHTKEYTCDAYNDKLNHTSSSIHLFVECSPRLDVNKSFPLHYQENIDGYVVLKAP, from the exons ATGACATTTCATC aatcAGTGTTAGAAGTGACAGAAGGAAGCAACGTGACGCTGTACATACCAATCCCAACGAAATCTAAAACGTTGTTTCAGCTGACAGATTCTGGTGCTAGCATGCCTCGTTACGCTGTGTCTGCAGAAGAGTTAGCAGCCTCAGCCGggttgtttacatttgttttatcaaatgtttCAGCGACTGATGCAGGCTACTACGCATTAGGATACGATGTTCAGTCTTGTAGAACAAACCATGGAGTCGTGCTTGTAGTCAATG CTTTGCCAGACAATCCAAAAATCACAGGAATACGAAATGTACCTATTGGTCAATCAACAATACTCAAATGTCATAGCATGTCGCGGTCGAGGccactttactttaaaaaatttcccGCCATCGTTTATACGTGGATGGTGAACAATACAGTCGTCCAGTCTGATAGCCAGACACTGACCATGAGCATAACTTCCTATACGTATGTGCAATGCCAGGCTAGAGAGCAGTTGACATCAATAAGTGACATTGCTTACATCCAACCTCTgt ATGGTCCGGAAGCTGTGACGATGACTCCCGATTTCAACACAAGTGTAAAGTTGCATAATGGTGCAAGCTTTGGACCTGTATCCTGCATGGCAGACTGCAATCCGCCTTGTACATTCCAATGGAGAAAAGTGGATTTGGACGGGACAATCGACGAAGTTATAACAACAGCAAATTTACCAAGACAGACTGTTAATAGCACGGAACCTCTGAAATACCAGTGTGTGGCAATTGGTGATTACAAAAACAATCGTGGTTCAAATACAGTCTCAACGGAAATTAACATAGATGTGCAAT ATCTTGCTGAACCGACCATTCTCGGAATTATAAACGGGAACATAATCACCGAAAATATCATACAAGCCAAGGAAGGAGCGTCTGCTGTAATTCAATGTTCGTGTGCAGGCAATCCAAAGCCCAAGGTTTATATAACCGGTAATGATGAGAAAGGAGACATTTCATGGTTACCAGTGAAAAAAGCTGAATCTGTGTATAGTTATCATAAACTGAAGTGTGAACACACGAAAGAGTATACTTGTGATGCTTATAATGACAAACTCAATCATACCTCAAGTTCAATTCATCTGTTCGTagaat gcTCTCCAAGGTTAGACGTGAATAAATCGTTTCCTCTGCACTATCAAGAAAACATCGACGGGTATGTTGTTTTAAAAGCTCCCTGA